The Corynebacterium qintianiae genome has a window encoding:
- the gcvH gene encoding glycine cleavage system protein GcvH has product MANALPQDFSYSEDHEWINAPQDVAEGAVVRVGITSVAADRLGEVVFADLPQVGDEVAAGETCGEIESTKSVSDLYSPVTGTVAAVNEEIDGNFELINKDPFGEGWLFEVTIAAVGPLMNADEYAASNGV; this is encoded by the coding sequence ATGGCTAACGCGCTGCCCCAAGACTTTTCCTACTCCGAGGACCACGAGTGGATCAACGCGCCGCAGGACGTCGCGGAGGGCGCCGTCGTACGTGTCGGCATCACCTCCGTGGCCGCGGACCGCCTGGGCGAGGTCGTGTTCGCTGACCTGCCTCAGGTCGGTGACGAGGTAGCCGCCGGTGAGACCTGCGGTGAGATCGAATCCACCAAGTCCGTCTCCGACCTCTACTCCCCCGTCACCGGAACCGTCGCCGCCGTCAATGAGGAGATTGACGGCAACTTCGAGCTCATCAACAAGGACCCGTTCGGTGAGGGCTGGCTCTTCGAGGTCACTATCGCCGCTGTCGGCCCGCTGATGAACGCGGACGAGTACGCCGCGTCAAACGGCGTCTAA
- the gcvT gene encoding glycine cleavage system aminomethyltransferase GcvT, whose product MPESPLKSAHEALGASFTDFGGWTMPLKYGSELEEHRAVRGDVGIFDLSHMGEIDVKGPDAGAFLDYALISSLSTLKVGKAKYSMIVAENGGILDDLISYKLADDHYLVVPNAANTDAVWLAFQSRVGDFDIELSNRSEEIALIAVQGPRALEVLEPLVSGEPGDLSYYSAGEMKLGEGANAIDVIVARTGYTGEDGFEIYSSFADATTVWQAVIGHGTPCGLAARDSLRLEASMPLYGHELSADITPVEAGMGRAFAKKEADFVGKEALTGREPSVVIAGLTSSERRAAREGAEVFIGDEKIGVITSGQPSPSLGHPIALAHLDPNRADIGTDVEVDIRGRRYPFTISETPFYSRKDS is encoded by the coding sequence ATGCCAGAATCACCACTCAAGTCCGCGCACGAGGCCCTAGGCGCGTCATTCACCGACTTTGGCGGCTGGACCATGCCGCTGAAGTACGGCAGCGAGCTCGAGGAGCACCGCGCCGTGCGCGGTGACGTGGGCATCTTTGACCTCTCCCACATGGGAGAGATCGACGTCAAGGGCCCGGACGCCGGTGCCTTCTTGGACTACGCCCTGATCTCCTCCCTGTCCACTCTGAAGGTGGGCAAGGCAAAGTACTCCATGATCGTCGCTGAAAACGGCGGCATCCTGGACGACTTGATCAGCTACAAGCTCGCCGACGACCACTACCTGGTCGTCCCCAACGCCGCGAACACCGACGCTGTCTGGCTCGCGTTCCAATCCCGCGTCGGTGACTTCGACATCGAGTTGTCAAACCGTAGCGAAGAGATTGCGCTCATCGCCGTGCAAGGCCCGCGCGCCCTCGAAGTGCTCGAGCCGCTTGTCAGCGGCGAACCCGGCGACTTGTCCTACTACTCCGCTGGCGAGATGAAGCTCGGGGAGGGTGCTAACGCCATCGACGTCATCGTCGCCCGAACGGGCTACACCGGCGAGGACGGGTTCGAGATCTACTCCAGCTTCGCTGACGCGACGACGGTCTGGCAGGCCGTCATCGGCCACGGCACCCCCTGCGGCCTCGCCGCCCGCGACTCGCTGCGCCTCGAGGCGTCCATGCCGCTTTACGGTCACGAGCTGTCCGCCGACATCACCCCGGTCGAGGCCGGCATGGGTCGCGCCTTCGCGAAGAAGGAAGCCGACTTCGTCGGTAAGGAAGCTTTGACCGGGCGCGAGCCCTCCGTCGTCATCGCAGGCCTGACGTCGTCGGAGCGCCGCGCCGCCCGCGAAGGCGCCGAGGTATTCATCGGTGACGAGAAGATAGGCGTGATCACGTCCGGCCAACCGTCGCCAAGCCTCGGCCACCCGATCGCTCTGGCGCATCTCGATCCGAACCGCGCGGACATCGGCACCGACGTCGAGGTTGACATCCGCGGACGCCGTTACCCGTTTACTATCAGTGAGACACCGTTCTACTCCCGAAAGGATTCCTAA
- the lipA gene encoding lipoyl synthase has product MTVAPEGRKLLRVEKRNAQTPIEAKPRWIRNAVKTGPEYEDMKKKVAGASLHTVCQEAGCPNIHECWESREATFLIGGANCSRRCDFCQINSAKPEPLDRGEPLRVAESVREMNLNYSTITGVTRDDLEDEGAWLYAEVVRKIHELNPHTGVENLTPDFSGKPDLLQEVFEARPEVFAHNVETVPRIFRRIRPAFRYERSLDVIRQARDFGLITKSNLILGMGETRDEVMESLNDLVSAGTDIITITQYLRPGPQFHPIERWVKPEEFIEYRDAAYEMGFGAVMSGPLVRSSYRAGKLYTEAMEHRGLELPENLKHLAETSQGDTAQEASTLLSKYGLSKDTPVVTR; this is encoded by the coding sequence GTGACTGTTGCACCTGAAGGCCGTAAGTTGCTGCGCGTGGAGAAGCGAAACGCGCAGACCCCGATCGAGGCGAAGCCGCGGTGGATCCGCAACGCCGTGAAGACTGGGCCCGAATACGAGGACATGAAGAAGAAGGTGGCGGGAGCGTCCCTTCACACGGTGTGTCAGGAGGCCGGCTGCCCTAATATCCACGAGTGTTGGGAGTCGCGCGAGGCGACCTTTCTTATCGGTGGTGCGAACTGTTCGCGCCGGTGCGACTTCTGCCAGATCAACTCCGCGAAGCCGGAGCCCCTGGACCGGGGCGAGCCGCTGCGCGTTGCCGAGTCCGTGCGCGAGATGAACCTCAACTACTCCACCATCACCGGCGTCACCCGCGACGACCTCGAGGACGAGGGCGCCTGGCTCTACGCCGAGGTGGTGCGCAAGATCCACGAGCTCAACCCGCACACGGGCGTGGAGAACCTCACCCCCGATTTCTCCGGCAAGCCCGACCTGCTCCAAGAGGTCTTTGAGGCACGCCCCGAGGTCTTCGCCCACAACGTTGAGACGGTGCCGCGCATTTTCCGCCGCATCCGCCCTGCGTTCCGCTACGAGCGTTCCCTTGACGTAATCCGCCAGGCGCGCGACTTCGGGCTGATTACCAAGTCCAACCTCATCCTCGGGATGGGCGAGACGCGGGACGAAGTCATGGAGTCTTTGAACGATCTCGTCAGCGCCGGCACCGACATCATCACCATCACCCAGTATTTGCGCCCGGGGCCGCAGTTCCACCCCATCGAGCGCTGGGTGAAGCCGGAGGAATTCATCGAGTACCGCGACGCTGCGTACGAGATGGGCTTCGGCGCGGTGATGTCCGGGCCGCTCGTGCGCTCGTCCTACCGCGCAGGCAAGCTGTACACGGAGGCAATGGAGCACCGCGGTCTCGAGCTGCCGGAGAACCTCAAGCATCTGGCAGAGACGTCGCAGGGTGACACGGCCCAAGAAGCATCCACCCTGCTGAGTAAGTACGGGCTGTCGAAGGACACGCCCGTCGTAACGCGCTAA
- the lipB gene encoding lipoyl(octanoyl) transferase LipB, with amino-acid sequence MTAPREPFFPAHEPIRSSGGPLDVQHLGTIDYTEAWHLQADLAAKRAAGEIGDTVLVLEHPYTYTAGKRTQPEDMPEDDASVVQVDRGGRITWHGEGQLVVYPIIKLADPVDVVDYVRRLEEAIIHTVRGAGVTTAGRIDGRSGVWVPHTSRAASPEAPARDRKIAALGIRVTRGVTMHGLSLNCNNTLDAYRHIVACGINDADVTTLSLELGRDVTIGDMSQTLIDALDRALSGDLAVENHTFASAPDPSKGLTRIL; translated from the coding sequence ATGACAGCCCCGCGCGAACCCTTCTTCCCGGCCCACGAGCCCATCCGTTCCTCGGGTGGGCCGTTGGACGTTCAGCACCTGGGAACCATCGACTACACCGAGGCGTGGCATCTGCAAGCCGATCTGGCTGCCAAACGAGCCGCCGGCGAGATCGGTGACACGGTGCTCGTCCTCGAGCACCCGTACACGTACACGGCAGGTAAACGCACCCAGCCAGAAGACATGCCGGAGGACGACGCTTCCGTGGTCCAAGTCGACCGCGGCGGCCGCATCACGTGGCACGGCGAGGGCCAGCTGGTGGTCTACCCCATCATCAAACTCGCCGACCCCGTCGACGTGGTGGACTACGTGCGCCGCCTCGAGGAGGCCATCATCCATACGGTGCGCGGCGCTGGTGTGACCACCGCCGGGCGTATCGACGGCCGCTCCGGCGTCTGGGTCCCCCACACCTCCCGCGCCGCGAGCCCTGAGGCTCCGGCTCGCGACCGCAAGATCGCGGCCCTGGGCATCCGCGTCACCCGCGGGGTGACCATGCACGGGCTCTCCCTCAACTGCAACAACACGCTTGATGCGTACCGCCACATCGTCGCCTGCGGCATCAATGACGCCGACGTGACAACACTGAGCCTCGAACTCGGCCGCGACGTCACCATCGGCGACATGAGCCAAACGCTTATCGACGCCCTGGATCGCGCCCTGTCGGGAGATCTCGCCGTGGAGAACCACACGTTCGCTTCCGCCCCGGATCCGTCCAAAGGACTGACCCGAATCCTGTAG
- the gcvP gene encoding aminomethyl-transferring glycine dehydrogenase has protein sequence MEFISRHVGPDQSEEREMLSALGYDSLDALVDTAMPPGIKAQEEITLPAPLTEQQAQTRLRELADKNVVLKAFYGQGFSSTLTPPVIRRGVVEDAGWYTAYTPYQPEISQGRLEALLNYQTMVQDLTGLPVSNASLLDEASAAGEAIGLMSRAVKKGRRVLLDARLHPQVIAVASERARAIDLEVDVADLTRGVVGEDLVGVVIAYPGTEGDVVDPRPIIEAIHSRGGLAAVDADILALTLLESPGELGADIAIGTTQRFGVPLFYGGPHAAYMSVSDKLKRQMPGRLVGVSVDAEGYPAYRLALQTREQHIRRERATSNICTAQALLAVTASMYAVYHGPQGLTAIARAIHERAASFAASISEGTIRHAAFFDTVTVEVPGRADEIKHSLAEKGYLVRTIGADAVVVSFGEDTEDEDLAVLVEAFGGAVSAGENRLPEELKRTTDFLTHETFNAVHSETQMMRYIRRLGDKDLALDRTMIPLGSCTMKLNPTAGLESITWPGFANVHPFTPDEYTAGWRELISELSDWLVELTGYAAVSVQPNSGATGELAGLLAIRRYHVANGDSERDICLIPASAHGTNAASATLANLRVAVVKTAADGSIDLADLDAKLEQHAGRVAAIMLTYPSTHGVYEDTVQTVADKVHAAGGQVYIDGANMNALTGIGRPGDFGGDVSHLNLHKTFTIPHGGGGPGVGPIGVAEHLVPFLPADPQISREDASEDVPVGQGVPISSTTYGSAGVLPISWAYIAMTGAEGLKKATQNAVLAANYVVNELKDSYPILYTGNAGLVGHECILDLNGIAEESGVTATDVAKRLVDYGFHAPTLAFPVAGTLMVEPTESEDLAELKRFVEAMRSIRAEIREIVDGKVEYEKSVVHNAPYTAYSVTRSEWPYEFSREQAAYPVDGLIHNKYFPPVRRIDEAYGDRNLQCACPPPEAFDIEPEAVEEVDVVVTEENKK, from the coding sequence TTGGAATTCATTTCCCGTCACGTTGGGCCCGACCAATCCGAGGAGCGGGAGATGCTCTCCGCCCTGGGCTACGACAGCCTCGACGCCCTGGTTGACACCGCGATGCCGCCCGGCATCAAGGCGCAGGAAGAGATCACTCTGCCCGCGCCGCTGACCGAGCAGCAGGCCCAGACTCGCCTGCGCGAGCTGGCGGACAAAAACGTCGTCCTCAAAGCCTTTTACGGCCAAGGCTTCTCCTCCACCCTCACCCCGCCGGTGATCCGCCGCGGCGTGGTCGAGGACGCAGGCTGGTACACCGCCTACACCCCGTATCAGCCGGAAATCTCGCAGGGCCGCCTCGAGGCGCTGTTGAACTACCAGACCATGGTGCAGGACCTCACCGGCCTGCCGGTCTCGAACGCGTCTCTTCTCGACGAAGCCTCCGCCGCCGGCGAGGCCATCGGTCTCATGTCGCGCGCGGTGAAGAAGGGCCGCCGAGTGCTTCTCGACGCACGCCTGCACCCGCAGGTCATCGCAGTGGCCTCCGAGCGCGCACGCGCCATCGACCTCGAGGTCGACGTGGCCGACCTGACCCGGGGAGTCGTCGGCGAGGACCTGGTCGGTGTCGTGATCGCCTACCCGGGCACGGAGGGCGACGTCGTCGACCCGCGCCCGATCATTGAGGCGATCCACTCCCGCGGCGGCCTCGCCGCCGTTGATGCCGACATCCTAGCGCTGACACTGCTCGAGTCCCCAGGCGAGCTCGGCGCAGACATCGCCATCGGCACCACTCAGCGCTTCGGCGTCCCGCTGTTCTACGGTGGTCCGCACGCCGCCTACATGTCTGTCTCCGACAAGCTGAAGCGGCAGATGCCGGGCCGCCTCGTGGGTGTGTCCGTGGACGCTGAGGGCTACCCCGCATACCGCCTGGCGCTGCAGACCCGCGAGCAGCACATCCGCCGCGAACGCGCGACGTCCAACATCTGCACGGCGCAGGCGCTGCTGGCCGTCACCGCGTCGATGTACGCGGTCTACCACGGCCCGCAGGGCCTCACCGCAATCGCCCGCGCGATCCATGAGCGGGCCGCAAGCTTCGCGGCGTCGATAAGCGAGGGCACCATCCGCCACGCAGCGTTCTTCGACACGGTGACCGTCGAGGTGCCGGGCCGCGCCGACGAGATCAAGCACTCCCTGGCCGAGAAGGGTTACCTCGTGCGCACCATCGGCGCCGACGCCGTCGTGGTCAGCTTCGGCGAGGACACCGAGGATGAGGACCTCGCTGTGCTGGTCGAGGCCTTCGGTGGCGCTGTCTCCGCAGGTGAAAACCGCCTGCCGGAGGAGCTGAAGCGCACCACGGACTTCCTCACCCACGAGACGTTCAACGCCGTCCACTCCGAGACCCAGATGATGCGCTACATCCGCAGGCTGGGCGACAAGGACCTCGCGCTGGACCGCACTATGATCCCGCTGGGTTCCTGCACGATGAAGCTCAACCCCACCGCGGGCCTGGAGTCCATTACCTGGCCGGGTTTCGCTAACGTTCACCCGTTCACGCCGGACGAGTACACCGCGGGTTGGCGCGAGCTGATCTCTGAGCTGTCCGACTGGCTGGTCGAGCTCACCGGTTACGCAGCCGTGAGCGTGCAGCCGAACTCCGGCGCGACAGGCGAGTTGGCCGGGTTGTTGGCCATCCGCCGTTACCACGTGGCCAACGGTGATTCCGAGCGAGACATCTGCCTCATCCCGGCCTCGGCGCACGGCACCAACGCGGCCTCCGCAACGCTGGCGAACCTGCGCGTCGCGGTGGTCAAGACCGCCGCGGACGGTTCTATCGACCTCGCGGACCTCGACGCCAAGCTGGAGCAGCACGCGGGACGTGTCGCCGCCATCATGCTCACCTACCCGTCCACCCACGGTGTGTACGAAGACACCGTCCAGACCGTGGCGGACAAGGTCCACGCCGCCGGCGGGCAGGTCTACATCGACGGCGCGAACATGAACGCCTTGACCGGCATCGGCCGCCCGGGAGACTTCGGCGGCGACGTCAGCCACCTGAACCTGCACAAAACGTTCACTATCCCCCACGGTGGTGGTGGCCCAGGCGTCGGCCCGATCGGTGTCGCCGAACACCTCGTTCCTTTCCTCCCGGCTGACCCGCAGATCTCCCGCGAGGACGCCTCCGAGGACGTCCCCGTCGGTCAGGGCGTGCCCATCTCCTCGACCACCTACGGTTCCGCCGGTGTCCTGCCCATCTCCTGGGCCTACATCGCCATGACTGGCGCGGAGGGCCTGAAGAAGGCCACCCAGAACGCGGTGCTCGCGGCGAACTACGTCGTCAACGAGCTGAAGGACTCTTACCCGATCCTCTACACCGGCAATGCAGGTCTGGTCGGCCACGAGTGCATCCTTGATCTCAACGGCATCGCCGAGGAGTCCGGCGTCACCGCCACCGACGTGGCCAAACGCCTGGTGGACTATGGTTTCCACGCTCCCACGCTGGCTTTTCCCGTCGCTGGCACGCTCATGGTGGAGCCGACCGAGTCCGAGGACCTCGCTGAACTCAAGCGCTTCGTTGAAGCTATGCGCAGCATCCGAGCCGAGATTCGGGAGATCGTCGATGGCAAGGTCGAGTACGAGAAGTCTGTCGTGCACAACGCCCCGTACACCGCCTACAGCGTGACCCGCAGCGAGTGGCCGTACGAATTTAGCCGTGAGCAGGCCGCTTACCCGGTCGACGGGCTGATCCACAACAAGTACTTCCCGCCGGTGCGCCGCATTGATGAGGCCTACGGCGACCGCAACCTGCAGTGTGCCTGCCCGCCGCCCGAGGCTTTCGATATAGAGCCCGAAGCGGTTGAGGAAGTCGATGTCGTCGTCACCGAAGAAAACAAGAAGTAA
- a CDS encoding acetyl-CoA C-acetyltransferase gives MNQPRKVAILGGNRIPFARSNKEYANASNQDMLTAAIDGLVARYGLQDKELGLVAGGAVLKHARDFNLVRECVLGSALAPTTPAFDLQHACGTSLTSAIQVADAIAMGRIDAGIGCGTDTTSDAPLAVNDTLRKTLIKASNAKKPADQLKLFGSIRPSQLAPEQPQNGEPRTGLSMGEHAAITAREMEISREAQDELAVASHHNLAKAYDSGFFNDLVTPFLGVQRDTNMRPDSSVEKLSTLKPVFGKKDAIQHGGTATMTAGNSTPLTDGAAAVLLGTEEWGRENGLEPQAYIVDSELAAVDFVSGKDGLLMAPTYAVPRLLERQGLTLQDFDFYEIHEAFASQVLATLKAWEDETYCRERLGLDAPLGAIDRSKLNVKGSSLAAGHPFAATGARILASAAKTLVENGGGRTLISVCAAGGQGVVAIIER, from the coding sequence GTGAACCAGCCCCGCAAAGTCGCCATTCTCGGTGGAAACCGTATCCCCTTCGCGCGTTCCAACAAGGAGTACGCGAACGCATCTAACCAGGACATGCTGACCGCCGCCATCGACGGGCTCGTCGCGCGCTACGGTCTGCAGGACAAAGAGCTCGGCCTCGTCGCTGGTGGCGCCGTGCTCAAGCACGCGCGCGACTTCAACCTCGTGCGCGAGTGCGTCCTCGGATCCGCCCTGGCACCGACCACGCCCGCGTTCGACCTCCAGCACGCCTGCGGCACCTCGCTGACGTCCGCAATCCAGGTCGCCGACGCCATCGCAATGGGTCGCATCGACGCGGGCATCGGCTGCGGCACCGACACCACCTCGGACGCGCCCCTGGCCGTCAACGACACCCTGCGCAAGACCCTGATCAAGGCGTCCAACGCGAAGAAGCCGGCCGACCAGCTCAAGCTGTTCGGCTCCATCCGTCCGAGCCAGCTGGCACCGGAGCAGCCGCAGAACGGCGAGCCCCGCACCGGCCTGTCGATGGGTGAGCACGCCGCCATCACCGCCCGTGAGATGGAGATCTCCCGCGAGGCTCAGGACGAGCTCGCGGTGGCATCCCACCACAACCTGGCCAAGGCGTACGACTCCGGTTTCTTCAACGACCTGGTCACCCCGTTCCTTGGCGTCCAGCGTGACACAAACATGCGCCCGGATTCGAGCGTCGAAAAGCTGTCCACCCTCAAGCCCGTGTTCGGCAAGAAGGACGCTATCCAGCACGGCGGTACCGCCACGATGACCGCGGGTAACTCCACCCCGCTGACCGACGGCGCGGCAGCCGTCCTCCTCGGCACGGAGGAGTGGGGCCGCGAGAACGGCCTCGAGCCGCAGGCGTACATCGTGGACTCGGAACTCGCCGCCGTCGACTTCGTCAGCGGCAAGGACGGGCTGCTCATGGCGCCCACGTACGCCGTGCCCCGCCTCCTCGAGCGCCAGGGTTTGACCCTGCAGGACTTCGACTTCTACGAGATCCACGAGGCTTTCGCTTCGCAGGTCCTCGCCACCCTGAAGGCGTGGGAGGACGAGACCTACTGCCGCGAGCGCCTCGGCCTCGACGCTCCCCTCGGTGCTATTGACCGCTCCAAGCTGAACGTGAAGGGTTCCTCGCTCGCAGCCGGTCACCCGTTCGCCGCCACCGGTGCCCGCATTCTCGCATCCGCAGCCAAGACACTCGTCGAGAACGGCGGGGGCCGCACCCTCATCTCCGTCTGCGCCGCCGGCGGCCAGGGCGTTGTCGCCATCATTGAGCGCTAA
- a CDS encoding acyl-CoA dehydrogenase family protein produces MSLPNATKEDVKDAKHLATDTTKASGNPESNQPSVLPSTPDVNAVEDLADLLDGPFKERKEALRELINDPFLLPRVEGTLDEIRADNLEKVKIVAENGRIQESFSPLNGGQGQVSAGVSSLELLAQVNNSTCIKSGVQFGLWGGAIDALGTERHIEFAKGAMDLSKLGCFAMTEMGHGSNVQQLETTATYDPETQEFVINSPTPGSKKAYIGNAARDGRWAAVFAQLYTPDSDESKGVHCIIVRIREEDGTDAPGVTTSDHGHKGGLLGVDNGMITFDHVRVPRENLLNRFADVAEDGTYSSSIDSMNRRFFTMLGTLVRGRLGVGASAAGATRAGLALAVKYANIRRQFEAGDPGQEERLIDYRQHRRRLLIPLAKSYALAMFQNNLLERFQEYTDAVNAGEWDPANPTEQQSFASRETETLAAFFKSATATHANETLQECREACGGAGYMSENLLTTFRADVDIFTTFEGDDTILRQLVGKNLLTAYGKEMSEMSPFGMAKYVVSNIGDFLTRRSGIAASVQSISDRVAGTGSLFDAETQLRVVQSREEHVLNSLVRRVQVARKMDRKDAAKVINRAQDHLLETAIAYGDRMLVQSMIDAEDRLPENSPARQVFEQLRHLFALETIVKNADWYQEHGVLPAGRVKAAKAAVNDLVDSLAPWSEVLVDAFKIPQVVLDRPMMVNGGTDLS; encoded by the coding sequence ATGTCTCTTCCCAATGCCACGAAGGAAGACGTCAAAGACGCCAAGCACCTTGCCACCGACACCACCAAGGCCAGCGGCAACCCGGAGTCTAACCAGCCCTCCGTGCTGCCTTCGACCCCGGATGTCAACGCGGTCGAAGATCTCGCGGATCTTCTCGACGGCCCCTTCAAGGAGCGTAAGGAGGCCCTGCGCGAGCTAATCAACGATCCGTTCCTCCTGCCCCGCGTGGAAGGCACTCTCGACGAGATTCGCGCCGACAACCTCGAAAAGGTCAAGATCGTGGCTGAGAACGGCCGCATCCAGGAGTCGTTCTCCCCGCTCAACGGTGGCCAGGGTCAGGTGTCTGCGGGCGTGTCCTCCCTCGAATTGCTCGCCCAGGTGAACAACTCCACCTGCATCAAGTCGGGTGTCCAGTTCGGTCTGTGGGGCGGCGCCATCGACGCCCTGGGCACCGAGCGCCACATCGAGTTCGCCAAGGGTGCGATGGATCTGTCCAAGCTCGGCTGCTTCGCGATGACCGAGATGGGCCACGGCTCTAACGTCCAGCAGCTCGAGACGACGGCGACCTATGACCCGGAGACCCAGGAATTCGTCATCAACTCTCCGACCCCAGGTTCGAAGAAGGCGTACATCGGCAACGCAGCCCGCGACGGCCGCTGGGCGGCAGTGTTCGCGCAGCTCTACACCCCCGACTCCGATGAGTCCAAGGGCGTGCACTGCATCATTGTCCGCATCCGCGAGGAGGACGGGACAGACGCGCCGGGTGTCACCACGTCCGACCACGGCCACAAGGGCGGTTTGCTCGGCGTGGACAACGGCATGATCACGTTCGACCACGTCCGCGTCCCGCGCGAAAACCTGCTCAACCGGTTCGCAGACGTCGCGGAGGACGGCACTTACTCGTCGTCGATCGATTCCATGAACCGCCGGTTCTTCACCATGCTCGGCACGCTCGTTCGAGGCCGACTCGGAGTGGGCGCCTCGGCCGCAGGTGCAACTCGCGCCGGCCTCGCCCTCGCGGTGAAATACGCCAACATCCGCCGCCAGTTCGAGGCGGGTGACCCCGGCCAGGAAGAGCGATTGATCGACTACCGCCAGCACCGTCGCCGTCTCCTCATCCCGCTGGCAAAGTCCTACGCCCTCGCGATGTTCCAGAACAACCTGCTGGAGCGCTTCCAGGAGTACACCGACGCCGTGAACGCCGGTGAATGGGATCCGGCGAACCCGACGGAGCAGCAGTCGTTTGCGAGCCGTGAGACGGAAACCCTCGCGGCGTTCTTCAAGTCCGCGACTGCGACACACGCCAACGAGACTCTCCAGGAATGCCGCGAGGCCTGCGGTGGCGCCGGGTACATGTCCGAAAACCTGCTCACGACCTTCCGCGCCGATGTGGACATCTTCACCACCTTCGAGGGCGACGACACGATCCTGCGCCAGTTGGTGGGCAAGAACCTCCTCACCGCGTACGGCAAGGAAATGTCGGAGATGTCGCCGTTTGGAATGGCGAAGTATGTCGTCTCCAACATCGGTGATTTCCTGACGCGCCGCTCCGGTATTGCCGCCAGCGTGCAGTCCATCTCGGACCGTGTGGCGGGAACGGGTTCCCTGTTCGACGCCGAGACCCAGCTTCGCGTCGTTCAGTCGCGCGAAGAGCACGTCCTCAACTCGCTGGTTCGCCGCGTCCAGGTCGCGCGCAAGATGGACCGCAAGGACGCCGCAAAGGTGATCAACCGGGCCCAGGATCACCTGCTCGAGACCGCGATCGCCTACGGTGACCGCATGCTGGTCCAGTCGATGATCGACGCTGAGGACCGCTTGCCGGAGAACTCGCCCGCGCGCCAGGTATTCGAGCAGCTGCGCCACCTGTTCGCTCTCGAGACCATTGTGAAGAACGCCGACTGGTACCAGGAGCACGGCGTGCTTCCGGCCGGACGGGTCAAGGCAGCGAAGGCAGCAGTCAACGACCTGGTCGACTCCCTCGCTCCGTGGTCCGAGGTGCTCGTCGACGCTTTCAAGATCCCGCAGGTCGTCCTCGACCGTCCGATGATGGTCAACGGCGGCACCGATCTGAGCTAA